A region from the Helicoverpa armigera isolate CAAS_96S chromosome 6, ASM3070526v1, whole genome shotgun sequence genome encodes:
- the LOC110375479 gene encoding putative SLC9B1-like protein SLC9B1P1 isoform X1 yields MNEDDTLLVTVTSRQNTIMRVRESVTPELTFNYSSEKNVGEAEEKENAACIAATTTFLHYFVLIILGLASWSLLWCAFGEEWSWNGRWFRPAVVAAIAWVAGEILQMTTTLPPLLAALITGIAARNIGYLDMRHYTAIDGFMRKIYPVLILGKGSLGWNLTYMRQNWKQVASLGVLPWTAEVVTLAVCMNLLLGYPWIWGFLLGSIYASVSCPILMPTVVKLTAGKNLGQNWPQLICTSGGTDTALSVTAFGIIHSFIMYDGDDTVYRYTRAACALFLGTVAGVIWGTLAKFVPHARDAYVTELRVLFVLVGGLCALFITSHFGWGGAGGIAVLACNATAAHHWAKAGWKLNNNPASTAYRIMWSSVEPILFAYTGTFFVIHPSLSRVMLVGFGVLVVCLAVRLITAFLVCASLSVRERLFVCCAWVPKSIVEAVLCPIAITAFISTGRHDKVQIEYAETLMRIIVQAILITTPIGFLLTKHLGPILLREKHKKCQNESEI; encoded by the exons CGAGTGAGAGAATCTGT AACGCCCGAATTAACGTTCAATTATAGTTCTGAAAAGAATGTCGGCGAAGCGGAGGAAAAGGAAAATGCTGCTTGTATTGCAGCTACGACAACTTTCCTccactattttgttttaataatattag GGTTAGCATCATGGAGTCTACTATGGTGTGCGTTCGGCGAGGAGTGGAGTTGGAACGGGCGCTGGTTCAGGCCTGCAGTGGTAGCAGCCATAGCCTGGGTCGCCGGAGAAATACTACAGATGACGACCACACTCCCGCCTCTTTTAGCAGCTTTAATAACCGGCATCGCAGCGCGAAATATAGGATATCTTGACATGCGACATTATACTGCAATCGATGGGTTTATGAG GAAAATCTACCCAGTATTGATTCTGGGGAAAGGTTCCCTGGGCTGGAATTTGACCTATATGAGACAGAACTGGAAACAAGTCGCGTCTCTCGGTGTGTTGCCATGGACTGCTGAAGTAGTCACGCTGGCCGTCTGTATGAACCTGCTGCTTGGATATCCTTGGATTTGGG GATTCCTTCTGGGCTCAATCTACGCGTCAGTATCATGTCCCATCTTAATGCCTACGGTGGTCAAACTGACCGCGGGTAAGAACCTGGGTCAGAACTGGCCGCAACTGATTTGTACGTCAGGCGGTACCGACACGGCGCTCAGTGTCACAGCATTCGGGATCATACATAGCTTCATTATGTACGATGGTGATGATACCGTCTATAGGTATACTAGG GCGGCCTGTGCGCTGTTCTTGGGCACAGTTGCGGGCGTCATCTGGGGTACGCTTGCCAAGTTTGTGCCGCACGCCCGAGACGCTTACGTCACCGAGCTGAGGGTGCTTTTCGTGCTCGTCGGCGGATTGTGTGCTCTCTTCATTACTTCGCACTTCGGCTGGGGTGGGGcag GAGGTATAGCAGTGTTAGCCTGCAACGCTACCGCAGCGCACCACTGGGCGAAAGCTGGCTGGAAGCTGAATAACAACCCTGCGTCCACCGCATACCGCATCATGTGGTCATCGGTCGAGCCGATCCTCTTCGCGTACACTGGGACCTTTTTCGTG aTACATCCGTCGCTATCGAGAGTGATGCTCGTAGGGTTTGGTGTGCTGGTCGTCTGTTTGGCAGTAAGACTGATCACCGCCTTCCTCGTGTGTGCAAGCCTGTCAGTAAGAGAAAGGTTGTTTGTGTGCTGCGCTTGGGTGCCCAAGTCTATTGTAGAG GCGGTGCTGTGCCCAATAGCAATAACAGCGTTTATTTCAACTGGTAGACATGATAAGGTACAAATAGAGTACGCAGAAACGCTCATGAGGATAATAGTGCAAGCCATATTGATCACGACACCTATTGGCTTCCTACTCACCAAACATTTGGGCCCGATATTGTTGAGAGAGAAGCATAAAAAGTGTCAAAACG aatcCGAAATTTAA
- the LOC110375479 gene encoding putative SLC9B1-like protein SLC9B1P1 isoform X2, producing MTENKNATTALDKGVYIIHNEDFKTTPELTFNYSSEKNVGEAEEKENAACIAATTTFLHYFVLIILGLASWSLLWCAFGEEWSWNGRWFRPAVVAAIAWVAGEILQMTTTLPPLLAALITGIAARNIGYLDMRHYTAIDGFMRKIYPVLILGKGSLGWNLTYMRQNWKQVASLGVLPWTAEVVTLAVCMNLLLGYPWIWGFLLGSIYASVSCPILMPTVVKLTAGKNLGQNWPQLICTSGGTDTALSVTAFGIIHSFIMYDGDDTVYRYTRAACALFLGTVAGVIWGTLAKFVPHARDAYVTELRVLFVLVGGLCALFITSHFGWGGAGGIAVLACNATAAHHWAKAGWKLNNNPASTAYRIMWSSVEPILFAYTGTFFVIHPSLSRVMLVGFGVLVVCLAVRLITAFLVCASLSVRERLFVCCAWVPKSIVEAVLCPIAITAFISTGRHDKVQIEYAETLMRIIVQAILITTPIGFLLTKHLGPILLREKHKKCQNESEI from the exons AACGCCCGAATTAACGTTCAATTATAGTTCTGAAAAGAATGTCGGCGAAGCGGAGGAAAAGGAAAATGCTGCTTGTATTGCAGCTACGACAACTTTCCTccactattttgttttaataatattag GGTTAGCATCATGGAGTCTACTATGGTGTGCGTTCGGCGAGGAGTGGAGTTGGAACGGGCGCTGGTTCAGGCCTGCAGTGGTAGCAGCCATAGCCTGGGTCGCCGGAGAAATACTACAGATGACGACCACACTCCCGCCTCTTTTAGCAGCTTTAATAACCGGCATCGCAGCGCGAAATATAGGATATCTTGACATGCGACATTATACTGCAATCGATGGGTTTATGAG GAAAATCTACCCAGTATTGATTCTGGGGAAAGGTTCCCTGGGCTGGAATTTGACCTATATGAGACAGAACTGGAAACAAGTCGCGTCTCTCGGTGTGTTGCCATGGACTGCTGAAGTAGTCACGCTGGCCGTCTGTATGAACCTGCTGCTTGGATATCCTTGGATTTGGG GATTCCTTCTGGGCTCAATCTACGCGTCAGTATCATGTCCCATCTTAATGCCTACGGTGGTCAAACTGACCGCGGGTAAGAACCTGGGTCAGAACTGGCCGCAACTGATTTGTACGTCAGGCGGTACCGACACGGCGCTCAGTGTCACAGCATTCGGGATCATACATAGCTTCATTATGTACGATGGTGATGATACCGTCTATAGGTATACTAGG GCGGCCTGTGCGCTGTTCTTGGGCACAGTTGCGGGCGTCATCTGGGGTACGCTTGCCAAGTTTGTGCCGCACGCCCGAGACGCTTACGTCACCGAGCTGAGGGTGCTTTTCGTGCTCGTCGGCGGATTGTGTGCTCTCTTCATTACTTCGCACTTCGGCTGGGGTGGGGcag GAGGTATAGCAGTGTTAGCCTGCAACGCTACCGCAGCGCACCACTGGGCGAAAGCTGGCTGGAAGCTGAATAACAACCCTGCGTCCACCGCATACCGCATCATGTGGTCATCGGTCGAGCCGATCCTCTTCGCGTACACTGGGACCTTTTTCGTG aTACATCCGTCGCTATCGAGAGTGATGCTCGTAGGGTTTGGTGTGCTGGTCGTCTGTTTGGCAGTAAGACTGATCACCGCCTTCCTCGTGTGTGCAAGCCTGTCAGTAAGAGAAAGGTTGTTTGTGTGCTGCGCTTGGGTGCCCAAGTCTATTGTAGAG GCGGTGCTGTGCCCAATAGCAATAACAGCGTTTATTTCAACTGGTAGACATGATAAGGTACAAATAGAGTACGCAGAAACGCTCATGAGGATAATAGTGCAAGCCATATTGATCACGACACCTATTGGCTTCCTACTCACCAAACATTTGGGCCCGATATTGTTGAGAGAGAAGCATAAAAAGTGTCAAAACG aatcCGAAATTTAA